The following coding sequences lie in one Pontibacter sp. G13 genomic window:
- a CDS encoding family 16 glycosylhydrolase, which translates to MRQLILLQAFFCLLMIGPHAAFQAQCQTTAEAIEREVAVMPASDPQNLGGWVLNEALSDEFEGTELDPEKWFVEGQDGDYYIWKGRAPAQFAPHNVIVEDGKLKLRTQWEPDYPFDQEGYKESGAEAYGVFEEMPLPITTAGVITKKRFLYGYMEVKSKVGDAAITGAFWAIGYEQELDIYEQMGHPKIKGGIQENTVRTAVHDWSPPAVRPTRAFGFDEQNLPYRTADEFHIYGAEWGPDFLKVFRDGVLIAEFYQDELGIDWVLNNPMEIWLDSEAFSWLGVPHKEELPADFEIEYLRVWQKPSPNLLAPAFYGFEGPILFEENPRPLDLLPESSIPDDYQKFWLFDSTSAKYLSIVKGDYATGVNSLKFSGYGKNEHLDAEQVSVVTPEGAVNLPAGEYVFSCKIWMDQGRAVEKLHVSFESPEQELVLDLSDLDRREWVLVEIPFTKTEDSSSTDQMTLEIRKEDAPETKGAKFFLDDISIRNVKQ; encoded by the coding sequence ATGAGACAACTGATACTCCTACAGGCATTTTTTTGCCTGTTGATGATTGGGCCCCACGCCGCATTTCAGGCCCAATGCCAAACTACCGCTGAAGCCATCGAGCGCGAAGTCGCCGTAATGCCCGCCTCCGATCCCCAAAACTTGGGTGGTTGGGTCTTGAATGAAGCATTGAGCGATGAATTCGAAGGGACAGAACTAGACCCCGAAAAATGGTTCGTCGAAGGCCAAGATGGAGATTATTACATCTGGAAAGGCCGCGCCCCAGCCCAATTTGCTCCCCACAATGTCATTGTCGAAGACGGCAAACTCAAGCTCAGAACCCAATGGGAACCCGATTATCCATTTGATCAAGAAGGGTACAAGGAGAGTGGAGCCGAGGCTTATGGCGTATTCGAAGAGATGCCACTCCCGATCACCACTGCCGGAGTCATCACCAAGAAGCGATTCCTCTACGGATATATGGAAGTAAAGTCCAAAGTGGGCGATGCTGCCATTACAGGCGCTTTTTGGGCCATTGGATATGAGCAAGAATTGGACATCTACGAGCAGATGGGCCATCCCAAAATCAAGGGGGGCATTCAGGAGAATACCGTTCGTACGGCTGTTCATGATTGGAGCCCGCCAGCAGTTCGTCCTACGCGAGCATTTGGATTTGACGAGCAAAATTTGCCGTACCGCACTGCTGACGAATTTCACATCTATGGAGCAGAATGGGGCCCAGATTTTCTGAAAGTATTTCGTGATGGCGTCTTGATCGCGGAGTTTTATCAGGACGAATTGGGAATCGATTGGGTATTGAACAACCCTATGGAGATCTGGCTGGATTCGGAGGCATTCTCTTGGTTGGGCGTTCCCCACAAGGAAGAGCTTCCTGCCGATTTTGAGATTGAATACCTCCGTGTTTGGCAGAAACCTTCTCCAAACCTCTTGGCACCCGCTTTCTACGGATTTGAAGGTCCGATTCTTTTCGAAGAAAATCCCCGCCCATTGGATCTACTCCCTGAAAGCTCCATTCCGGATGACTACCAGAAATTCTGGCTCTTCGATAGCACATCTGCCAAATATCTCTCCATCGTGAAGGGAGATTATGCCACTGGGGTCAATAGCCTCAAATTCTCCGGGTATGGGAAAAATGAGCATTTGGATGCCGAGCAAGTATCGGTGGTAACTCCCGAAGGTGCTGTGAATCTTCCTGCTGGCGAATATGTATTTTCGTGCAAAATCTGGATGGATCAAGGTCGTGCAGTGGAAAAGCTCCACGTATCCTTCGAATCCCCCGAGCAGGAGTTGGTGTTGGATCTATCCGATCTAGATCGCCGCGAATGGGTGCTCGTGGAAATCCCATTCACCAAGACCGAAGATTCCAGCTCGACAGACCAAATGACCCTAGAGATTCGCAAGGAAGATGCCCCTGAAACCAAAGGTGCAAAATTCTTCCTCGATGACATCTCCATTCGCAACGTGAAGCAATAG
- a CDS encoding beta-L-arabinofuranosidase domain-containing protein, which yields MFAFSTSSHTKLFPISISDCTWTEGFWADKLKTCEASMIPYMEGLLCGDIGHALNNFKFAAGLEEGEHKGMFWHDGDFYKWVEAATYIYAHNRDENLLARIDEYISIIGQAQEDDGYLQTQIQLRPEVDRYENRKYHEMYNTGHLLIAACVHYHITGQTNFLDIAVKHANLLYTIFFPETKQYGRFGFNQTQIMGLVELFRATKDRKYLHLAERFINRRGKYEVAHHSTTEGYPIGDMVQERIPLREATEAAGHAVLALYYYAGAADVYAETGEQALIDALDRLWNSVTQRKMYVTGAVGQTHYGASSNRDKIEEGFIDDYMMPNMTAYNETCANICNAIFSQKLLEIHGQSKYADIMELVLFNSALSGISVEGKDYFYSNPLRMIHNSRTYKDHESATESPVREPYLDCFCCPPNLVRTIARVSQWAYSLTENGVAVNLFGGNILNTTLKDGSTLRLVQETQYPWDGRISLTIEECRTSPFEILLRIPDWVEGATIALNGEELDESIIAGEFLKLERAWRAGDELTLVLPMPTHLVEGHPRIEEVRNQVAVKKGPIVYCIESPDLPEETSILDVYLESSEELRAVHKSDFLGGVSVVECDILIRKDSQEGMYRKVGRDSWKKVAAQFVPYFAWSNRGQAEMTVFVPVVRN from the coding sequence ATGTTTGCTTTTTCAACCAGTTCCCACACCAAGCTTTTTCCGATCTCTATCAGTGATTGTACCTGGACCGAAGGGTTCTGGGCGGACAAATTGAAAACTTGCGAAGCGTCAATGATTCCCTACATGGAGGGATTGTTGTGCGGAGATATCGGCCATGCACTCAACAACTTCAAGTTCGCAGCCGGACTGGAAGAAGGCGAGCACAAGGGTATGTTTTGGCACGATGGAGACTTTTACAAATGGGTAGAAGCTGCTACCTATATCTATGCCCACAATCGGGATGAGAATCTCCTTGCTCGAATCGATGAATATATCTCCATCATCGGACAAGCGCAGGAGGATGACGGGTATTTGCAGACGCAGATTCAACTTCGTCCAGAGGTAGATCGATACGAAAATCGCAAATACCACGAGATGTACAACACGGGACATTTGCTGATTGCAGCCTGTGTCCATTATCATATTACCGGCCAGACGAATTTCCTAGATATCGCGGTTAAGCACGCGAATCTGCTTTACACGATTTTCTTCCCAGAGACCAAGCAGTATGGTCGTTTTGGATTCAACCAGACCCAAATCATGGGACTGGTTGAGCTCTTTAGGGCCACCAAGGATCGTAAGTATCTGCATTTAGCAGAGCGATTCATCAATCGCCGTGGGAAATACGAGGTAGCCCACCATTCCACTACCGAGGGATATCCGATCGGGGATATGGTGCAGGAGCGTATTCCGCTGCGAGAAGCCACCGAAGCTGCGGGACATGCGGTTTTGGCCCTGTACTACTATGCAGGTGCTGCCGATGTGTATGCTGAAACGGGTGAACAAGCGCTGATCGATGCGTTGGATCGTCTCTGGAATAGCGTGACTCAGCGCAAAATGTATGTGACAGGAGCTGTGGGGCAGACCCATTATGGAGCTTCTTCCAATCGGGACAAAATCGAGGAGGGCTTCATCGATGATTACATGATGCCCAATATGACGGCCTACAACGAGACTTGTGCCAATATCTGCAATGCGATTTTCAGCCAGAAGTTGCTGGAGATTCACGGCCAGTCCAAGTATGCCGATATCATGGAGCTCGTGCTGTTCAATAGTGCACTCTCCGGTATTTCTGTGGAAGGGAAGGATTACTTCTATTCCAACCCCCTACGGATGATCCACAATTCCCGGACATACAAGGATCACGAAAGCGCCACCGAATCCCCCGTCAGAGAGCCATACCTCGACTGTTTCTGTTGTCCTCCCAACTTGGTGAGAACCATTGCCAGAGTGAGCCAATGGGCTTATAGCCTGACGGAAAATGGCGTGGCGGTCAACCTCTTCGGCGGGAATATCCTCAACACCACCTTGAAAGACGGCTCTACCCTGAGGCTCGTTCAAGAAACCCAATATCCTTGGGATGGCCGCATTTCCTTGACCATCGAGGAATGCAGAACTTCTCCATTCGAAATTTTGCTGCGAATCCCTGATTGGGTGGAAGGTGCTACGATTGCCCTCAACGGCGAAGAACTGGATGAATCCATCATCGCTGGGGAATTCTTGAAACTGGAACGCGCATGGCGTGCAGGTGATGAATTGACCTTGGTATTGCCGATGCCTACGCATCTGGTGGAAGGCCATCCCCGCATTGAGGAAGTTCGAAATCAGGTAGCGGTCAAGAAGGGACCGATCGTTTACTGTATCGAATCTCCTGACTTGCCGGAAGAAACCAGCATTTTGGATGTGTACCTCGAAAGTAGCGAAGAGCTGCGCGCTGTTCACAAAAGCGACTTCTTGGGAGGCGTATCCGTGGTCGAATGCGATATCCTCATCCGAAAGGATTCGCAGGAAGGCATGTACCGCAAAGTCGGCCGTGATTCTTGGAAGAAGGTCGCCGCTCAGTTCGTGCCCTATTTTGCATGGAGCAACCGTGGCCAAGCTGAGATGACCGTATTCGTTCCGGTCGTGAGAAACTAA
- a CDS encoding family 16 glycosylhydrolase: MTTNNRLTIFAFGFGAALMLGLGFGCTPEEPPVDETPQVFPDSDPDNLGNWVYKTRFSDEFEDAVLDEEKWHIQGKDGQYESNFIGRAPAQFSTDNVRIEDGKLMIETRWEPDFPFSTKVDYYANGTSYQFENMTTAAVIGKNLFRYGYMEIKCKAADASITSSFWMTGQNTELDVFEFVGKPKQSQKAFLEKEYKFSIHDWAPGMGGPTVWTDKYELPWRVADDFHTYGCEWSAEGLKFYADGELIREATAEQIEAEATDDAAEEAWILHNPLKIWVDSEAFPWHGIPEEGDLPVDFEIEYIRVWQKE, translated from the coding sequence ATGACTACGAATAATCGCTTAACAATTTTTGCTTTCGGATTTGGGGCGGCCTTGATGCTCGGCCTGGGATTCGGATGCACACCCGAGGAGCCACCAGTAGATGAGACGCCTCAAGTTTTTCCAGACTCGGATCCCGACAATTTGGGAAACTGGGTCTACAAAACGCGCTTTAGCGATGAGTTTGAGGATGCTGTATTGGACGAGGAAAAATGGCACATTCAGGGCAAGGACGGACAATATGAGTCCAACTTTATCGGCCGTGCGCCCGCTCAGTTCTCCACCGACAATGTGCGGATCGAGGACGGTAAGCTCATGATCGAAACCCGATGGGAGCCTGATTTTCCCTTTAGTACCAAGGTGGATTATTACGCCAACGGCACCTCCTACCAATTTGAAAATATGACCACAGCGGCCGTTATCGGCAAGAATTTGTTCCGATACGGTTATATGGAAATCAAGTGCAAAGCTGCGGATGCGTCTATCACCAGTTCATTCTGGATGACCGGACAGAACACCGAGTTGGATGTGTTCGAATTTGTCGGCAAACCCAAGCAGTCTCAAAAAGCCTTTTTGGAGAAAGAGTACAAGTTTTCCATTCACGACTGGGCCCCCGGTATGGGAGGTCCTACCGTATGGACTGACAAGTACGAATTGCCTTGGAGGGTCGCCGACGACTTTCACACCTATGGCTGCGAATGGTCTGCCGAGGGGCTGAAGTTCTATGCAGATGGGGAATTGATCCGAGAAGCTACTGCGGAGCAAATCGAGGCGGAAGCCACCGATGATGCTGCCGAAGAGGCTTGGATTCTTCACAATCCCCTGAAAATCTGGGTGGATTCAGAGGCTTTTCCTTGGCATGGAATTCCAGAGGAAGGTGATCTTCCGGTCGATTTCGAGATTGAATACATCCGCGTTTGGCAGAAGGAATAA